Proteins encoded within one genomic window of Streptomyces sp. NBC_00523:
- a CDS encoding response regulator transcription factor: protein MRIVVAEDLYLLRDGMVRLIEAYGHEVVGTATTGPETLAALREFRPDVAVVDVRMPPTQTDEGLRAALAARAETPGLPVLILSQYVEQLYARELLADGSGGVGYFLKESVFDADQFIDALERVAAGGTAMDPTVIAKLLSSGSSHRRLDKLTEREHEVLALMAEGLSNQAIATRLFLSDSAISKYTTSLFGKLGLTDDGAANRRVLAVLAYLNNP, encoded by the coding sequence CTGCGGGACGGCATGGTCCGTCTCATCGAGGCGTACGGACACGAGGTGGTGGGTACGGCCACGACCGGACCGGAAACACTGGCCGCCCTGCGCGAGTTCCGCCCGGACGTGGCGGTGGTGGACGTCCGCATGCCGCCGACACAGACCGACGAGGGCCTGCGCGCGGCCCTCGCCGCCCGCGCCGAGACGCCGGGGCTGCCCGTCCTGATCCTGTCCCAGTACGTGGAGCAGCTGTACGCCCGCGAGTTGCTGGCCGACGGCTCGGGCGGCGTCGGCTACTTCCTGAAGGAGAGCGTGTTCGACGCGGACCAGTTCATCGACGCGCTGGAACGCGTCGCGGCCGGCGGCACGGCCATGGACCCGACGGTCATCGCGAAGCTCCTGTCCAGCGGCTCGTCACACCGCCGCCTCGACAAACTCACCGAGCGCGAGCACGAGGTCCTGGCCCTGATGGCCGAGGGCCTCTCCAACCAGGCCATCGCGACCCGCCTGTTCCTCAGCGACAGCGCGATCAGCAAGTACACGACGTCCCTCTTCGGCAAGCTCGGCCTCACGGACGACGGCGCGGCCAACCGCCGCGTACTGGCGGTGCTGGCGTACC